A DNA window from Microcystis aeruginosa NIES-843 contains the following coding sequences:
- a CDS encoding bifunctional sterol desaturase/short chain dehydrogenase has protein sequence MSNLLLCVGLICGSIIWVEIVRDSYHALAHHWQPLYRLHVWHHRVFRPDLSVMSEEIYRRAHWYNDVPEALVMLAASVLPVLLAYSWGFDRPWLGWLGSLYTLTFLSTAIGRGLGIANLEELTDLTHRPGQFESLPAQWRVNRTYHWRHHFDNQKAYYCGTFTFMDKLMGTALSLKGKTIAITGANGTLGRSLLKYLQLKGAKVIALTSRENAIAIEINGESVPVKTVKWQIGEETQLEDLFRSVDILILNHGVNVHGQRTPEAIELAYQVNTFSVWRLMELFFKTVRTNEQIARKEVWVNTSEAEVNPAFSPLYELSKRAIGDMITLRRLDAPCVVRKLILGPFKSNLNPLGIMSADWVAKQIIKAVQRDSRNIIITINPLTFITFPIKEFSVSTYLKLFTRSPKNRENP, from the coding sequence ATGTCAAACCTGCTCCTCTGTGTCGGACTGATTTGTGGCTCAATTATTTGGGTGGAGATCGTGCGTGATAGCTATCATGCTCTGGCCCACCATTGGCAGCCCCTTTATCGTCTGCACGTCTGGCATCATCGGGTTTTTCGTCCCGATCTGTCGGTAATGAGCGAGGAAATTTATCGTCGGGCGCACTGGTACAATGATGTACCAGAGGCCTTGGTGATGTTGGCTGCCAGTGTTTTACCTGTACTACTGGCCTACTCTTGGGGGTTCGATCGCCCTTGGTTGGGTTGGTTAGGTTCCCTTTATACTTTGACTTTTCTCAGTACGGCGATCGGTCGAGGTTTAGGCATCGCCAATCTGGAGGAATTAACCGATTTAACCCATCGTCCGGGGCAATTTGAGAGTTTACCGGCTCAATGGCGCGTTAATCGTACCTACCACTGGCGACACCATTTTGATAACCAAAAGGCTTATTATTGTGGAACTTTCACCTTTATGGATAAATTGATGGGGACGGCACTTTCTCTTAAGGGTAAAACGATCGCCATTACCGGAGCGAATGGAACCTTAGGGCGATCGCTGTTAAAGTACCTACAACTGAAAGGAGCTAAGGTAATCGCGCTCACTTCCAGGGAGAATGCGATCGCTATTGAAATTAACGGCGAATCAGTACCTGTAAAAACCGTGAAATGGCAAATCGGTGAAGAAACGCAACTTGAGGACTTATTTAGGTCTGTAGATATACTGATTTTAAATCATGGCGTTAATGTCCACGGCCAAAGAACCCCAGAAGCGATCGAATTAGCCTACCAAGTGAATACTTTTTCCGTCTGGCGTTTAATGGAATTATTCTTCAAAACTGTCCGCACTAACGAGCAAATTGCCCGCAAGGAAGTCTGGGTGAATACCTCGGAAGCAGAGGTTAATCCTGCCTTTAGTCCCCTCTACGAACTCAGTAAACGAGCGATCGGTGATATGATTACCCTGCGTCGTTTAGATGCCCCCTGTGTGGTAAGAAAGCTAATTCTTGGCCCTTTTAAGAGTAATTTAAATCCTCTGGGTATTATGTCCGCCGATTGGGTGGCTAAACAGATTATCAAGGCGGTACAGAGGGATAGCCGCAATATTATTATTACTATTAATCCCTTGACTTTTATCACCTTCCCAATTAAGGAATTCTCTGTTTCTACTTACTTAAAACTATTTACTCGTTCCCCAAAAAATCGGGAAAATCCCTAA
- a CDS encoding NAD(P)-dependent alcohol dehydrogenase yields the protein MKAIIINRYGDSNVLQYTEIEKPIPQGKEVLIKIMAAGINPIDWKIRRGMLKIATGNKFPLQLGFDYGGIIVEKGSQVEQFQIGDEVFGFLNQLPGRTYAEYAIIPASLLVKKPHNQSFIEAAATPLAASTALQVLRDFGGIQAGNRILVNGASGGVGSFAVQIGKIFSAQVDGVCSSKNIDYVTSLGADKVIDYTQEDWRKTEQKYDIIFDAVAKSSFWHCRQLLKPQGTYITTLPNPGIIFLNYLGAWLPQKGKLIFFAQAQASDWQFLKEAIESGKLTVRIDRTYTFSQVVEAHNYSESERVRGKIVLIPD from the coding sequence ATGAAAGCTATTATCATTAATCGCTATGGCGATAGTAATGTTCTCCAATACACCGAAATAGAAAAGCCAATTCCCCAAGGGAAAGAAGTCTTAATTAAGATTATGGCAGCGGGAATTAATCCGATTGATTGGAAGATTCGTCGGGGGATGCTCAAAATAGCCACAGGTAATAAATTTCCCCTGCAATTAGGTTTTGATTATGGGGGAATTATCGTTGAAAAAGGCAGTCAGGTGGAACAATTCCAGATCGGAGATGAGGTTTTTGGTTTTCTCAATCAATTACCCGGTAGAACCTATGCTGAATATGCAATTATTCCCGCTTCCCTATTAGTTAAAAAACCGCATAATCAGAGTTTTATTGAAGCTGCCGCCACTCCTTTAGCCGCTTCTACCGCTTTGCAAGTCTTGCGGGATTTTGGCGGTATTCAAGCAGGAAATCGGATTTTAGTTAATGGTGCATCGGGAGGAGTGGGTAGCTTTGCCGTGCAGATAGGAAAAATTTTCTCCGCGCAAGTAGATGGAGTTTGTAGTAGTAAAAATATCGATTATGTCACCTCTTTAGGAGCCGATAAAGTTATCGATTATACCCAAGAAGATTGGAGAAAAACCGAGCAGAAATATGATATAATCTTCGATGCTGTGGCTAAGTCTTCTTTTTGGCACTGTCGTCAGCTTTTAAAACCCCAAGGGACCTATATAACCACCCTCCCAAATCCCGGAATTATCTTCCTAAATTATCTCGGTGCTTGGTTGCCCCAAAAAGGGAAACTGATATTTTTTGCTCAAGCACAAGCGTCTGACTGGCAATTTCTCAAAGAAGCGATCGAATCGGGAAAATTAACTGTTAGAATCGATCGCACCTATACTTTTTCCCAGGTGGTAGAAGCTCATAATTATAGTGAATCGGAAAGAGTGCGCGGAAAAATAGTCCTGATCCCCGATTAA